A stretch of Pogona vitticeps strain Pit_001003342236 chromosome 5, PviZW2.1, whole genome shotgun sequence DNA encodes these proteins:
- the LOC110084406 gene encoding acrosin produces QQRRLSCTVTSTRFGGGPQPRSLVKTFSEVSSFPSGICGRRPLASSHGGSVRIIGGTDALPGTWPWLVSIQVPSRKGFIHICGGSLISSRWVITAAHCFLDKRFLRHWKLVIGAAQLSQPGPDMQTRSIKTLVEHPQYQSRTQLNDVALMELSEPINCTDYIQLACLPEGDVDVSSLTHCYISGWGVTNVASVLLFPEASQTADILQEARVNLIPLEKCNSSNWYNNRIHYNNLCAGYEQGGIDSCQGDSGGPLMCRESRSERFWVVGVTSWGTGCARAYKPGVYTATQHFLDWIKGVTKENLFRPGPLGTTKASPSPKPSLTRPTGWPWHQTGPQYTNRPFGNWASSRPWPPPRPKPRPPAWQQPASLNQVQQYENWAHAQTKASTVPVMTNPPVWPVPTQPRPPRPLPTRPVWGTQNINSWNPGWVPAPRPPLQTRPPPPPTWASYQTWGQWGLTRPTLRTSPPPSLYGGQQPFQNWNMGLTRPPLRTTTPRLPTGETHWLPHTHWQPPTQWPQLTQQWPGQTQWLGQTQWPVQTWPWSRPAGRGGYQQWGPRGPRAHK; encoded by the exons CAACAGAGACGTCTCTCTTGCACCGTCACCAGCACACGCTTTGGTGGCGGCCCACAACCAAGGTCTCTGGTGAAGACTTTCTCAGAGGTGTCCTCTTTCCCCAGTGGGATCTGCGGGAGACGCCCGCTGGCCTCCAGCCACGGTGGGTCCGTGCGCATCATCGGTGGCACTGATGCTCTGCCAGGAACGTGGCCCTGGCTGGTCAGCATCCAGGTCCCAAGCCGCAAAGGGTTTATCCATATCTGTGGCGGTTCCCTCATCAGCTCTCGCTGGGTCATCACGGCAGCCCACTGCTTCTTAGATAAAAG GTTTCTGCGGCACTGGAAGCTGGTGATTGGGGCTGCCCAGCTCTCTCAGCCTGGGCCCGACATGCAGACGCGCAGCATCAAGACCCTGGTGGAGCACCCCCAGTACCAGAGCCGGACGCAGCTGAACGATGTGGCCCTGATGGAGCTGAGCGAGCCCATCAACTGCACCGACTACATCCAGCTGGCCTGCTTGCCCGAGGGCGACGTGGACGTTTCGTCGTTGACGCACTGCTACATCAGCGGCTGGGGAGTGACGAATGTGGCAA GCGTCCTTCTGTTTCCAGAGGCAAGCCAGACGGCCGACATCCTGCAGGAGGCCAGAGTGAACCTCATCCCTCTCGAGAAGTGCAACAGCAGCAACTGGTACAACAACCGGATCCACTACAACAACCTTTGCGCCGGGTACGAGCAAGGAGGCATTGACAGCTGCCAG GGCGACAGCGGTGGCCCCCTGATGTGTCGAGAGTCGAGGTCCGAGCGCTTCTGGGTCGTCGGAGTCACCAGCTGGGGGACGGGCTGCGCCAGGGCGTACAAGCCGGGCGTCTACACCGCCACGCAGCACTTCCTGGACTGGATCAAAGGGGTCACCAAGGAGAACCTGTTCAGGCCCGGTCCCCTGGGAACGACCAAAGCGAGCCCGTCGCCCAAGCCCTCCCTGACACGGCCAACGGGTTGGCCATGGCACCAGACGGGCCCCCAGTATACAAACCGTCCATTTGGGAACTGGGCCAGTTCTCGACCCTGGCCGCCCCCGCGGCCGAAGCCCAGGCCTCCCGCGTGGCAGCAACCGGCGTCTCTCAACCAAGTCCAGCAGTACGAGAACTGGGCCCACGCCCAGACCAAAGCCTCCACCGTGCCGGTGATGACCAACCCCCCAGTTTGGCCGGTACCGACCCAGCCCCGCCCGCCGCGGCCGCTGCCCACACGACCGGTGTGGGGGACCCAGAACATCAACAGCTGGAACCCAGGGTGGGTGCCGGCCCCCAGGCCTCCTCTCCAAACGAGGCCCCCGCCCCCTCCAACGTGGGCATCGTACCAGACCTGGGGCCAGTGGGGCCTGACGCGGCCGACCCTCAGGACCAGCCCCCCACCTTCCCTCTATGGTGGGCAGCAGCCGTTCCAGAACTGGAACATGGGATTGACGAGGCCTCCCCTCAGAACCACCACCCCGCGTCTACCCACGGGAGAGACCCACTGGCTGCCACACACCCACTGGCAGCCACCGACCCAGTGGCCGCAGCTGACTCAGCAGTGGCCGGGGCAGACTCAGTGGTTGGGACAAACCCAGTGGCCGGTACAGACGTGGCCCTGGTCTCGGCCTGCGGGCAGAGGGGGTTACCAGCAGTGGGGCCCGAGGGGGCCCAGGGCCCACAAATAA